A single genomic interval of Cucurbita pepo subsp. pepo cultivar mu-cu-16 unplaced genomic scaffold, ASM280686v2 Cp4.1_scaffold000733, whole genome shotgun sequence harbors:
- the LOC111785782 gene encoding protein ABHD17B-like yields the protein MGGVTSSMAAKFAFFPPNPPSYKLITDDLTGLLLLSPFPHRENVEVLKLPTRRSTDIVAIYVRHPMATSTLLYSHGNAADLGQMYELFIELSIHLRVNLMGYDYSGYGQSSGKPSEQNTYADIEAAYKCLEESYGTKQEDIILYGQSVGSGPTLDLAARLPRLRATVLHSPILSGLRVMYPVKRSYWFDIYKNIDKVSQVNCPILIIHGTSDDVVDCSHGKQLWELCKEKYEPLWLKGGNHCNLELYPEYIRHLKKFVLTVEKPPSQRYSTRMSTDQYEQPRKSTEFFEIPRKSTDRREKPRRSMDQPEKLKNHSDKLDKFRLSFNHGERSRRSVDCHEKSRKSIDHQLERARKSVDRLDRIRTG from the exons ATGGGCGGCGTTACCTCATCCATGGCGGCCAAGTTTGCCTTCTTCCCGCCGAACCCACCTTCG TACAAGCTCATCACCGATGATCTTACTGGCCTTTTGCTTCTCAGCCCTTTCCCTCATCGCGAAAATGTTGAAGTTCTGAAACTGCCCACTCGCCGGAGCACTGATATCGTTGCAATCTATGTCCGGCATCCGATGGCAACTTCGACTCTGCTCTATTCTCATGGCAACGCCGCCGATCTGGGCCAAATGTATGAGCTCTTCATCGAGCTTAGCATTCACCTGCGTGTTAATCTAATGGG GTACGATTATTCGGGTTACGGTCAATCATCAGGAAAG CCATCTGAGCAAAATACATATGCAGATATTGAGGCTGCATATAAGTGTCTTGAAGAAAGCTATGGAACCAAGCAGGAAGACATCATCCTATATGGTCAATCTGTTGGGAGTGGTCCGACTTTGGATCTTGCAGCCCGACTTCCTCGACTAAGAGCTACCGTTTTGCACAGTCCAATACTTTCTGGCCTACGAGTCATGTATCCTGTGAAACGCTCTTACTGGTTCGATATCTATAAG AATATCGACAAAGTTTCGCAGGTTAATTGCCCTATTCTCATCATTCAT GGAACTTCAGATGATGTGGTTGATTGCTCTCATGGCAAGCAACTTTGGGAActttgtaaagaaaaatatgaaccATTGTGGCTAAAAGGAGGAAACCACTGTAATCTGGAGCTCTATCCTGAGTATATCAGACATCTAAAGAAGTTTGTATTAACAGTTGAGAAACCGCCTTCTCAGCGATACAGTACTAGAATGAGTACAGACCAATATGAGCAGCCACGAAAGAGCACCGAGTTTTTCGAGATTCCAAGGAAGAGTACAGATAGGAGAGAAAAACCGAGGCGGAGCATGGATCAACCAGAGAAGCTGAAGAATCACTCTGATAAGTTAGACAAGTTTAGACTCTCCTTTAACCATGGGGAAAGGTCTCGCAGGAGCGTTGATTGTCATGAAAAGTCACGGAAAAGCATCGATCACCAG